AACTTCTGGGTACCAGAGGTAGTCTGGGTAGTTCTCGGTGACTTGTCTAGCAGTGACTAAACCACCTGTTTCGTGgtcagaagtagaaataaCTAcagtttctgtttctgacTCATCAATATATCTAATAACTTCCTGGAAAGCAGCATCGTAAGCCAAAACTTCTCTTACCTGGGCAGCAGGATCGTTGTGGTGACCGGCATGGTCGATTCTAGAACCTtcaatcaacaagaagaaacccTTATCGGAGTTTTCAGTAGCTTTAGTCAAAGCAGTCAAAGCGACCTGGACCTGCTCAGCCAAAGAAGGGTACACTTTAGAGTCGCGATCGATGTCGTACGGAATGTCTGTGTCGGCCAACAAGCCCAATAATGGCAAAGAAACGTTGTGGCCCTGTTGCAAAAGGTCAAACTCTTGTCTATTGCCAACGTAGTTCCATGTTGCAGCGTCctgaacttcttcaatcaagttTCTGGCGTCAGAGCGACATCCACCAGGAACTGAAGATGGATAGAAGTGGCATCTGCCTCCTCCCAAGATCAAGTCTACAGATCTTCCTAAGGGATACTCGCCAATTTGGTGCTGGGCAATCAAGTCCTCTTGAAATCTGTAGTCAGCATGGGCACTGAAGGCAGCAGGAGTGGCATCGGTGATTCTGGTAGTCACTACCAAACCAGTCATGTAACCCTGCAACTTCAAGGCTTCAAGAATAGTACCACATGGTTGCTTGTTAGGAGTGACACCAATGGCTCCATTATACGACTTCAAGGCGCAAGAAAAGGCTGTGGCGCCAGCAGCAGAGTCAGTGACCAACGAGTTGCTGGATCTCGTTCTGGACGAGCCGATCAAGTACTTGTCTATGGTCAAGATGTCGTTGATAGACAACTGGTCTCTGTGCTGTCTGAAGGATCTGGCCAACGATAACGAGGCAGGTCCCATTCCGTCCGTGACCATGAAAATGacgttcttcttcttgaaggGATCGACTTTGGCAGTTTCGCTAGATCTGGAGCtaccgaagaagaataagTAGCCCAAGAGAGAGATGGTCACGAAATGGATCAAAAGCGAtaatctcttcttgttcttatCACTCCCTTTGACATTCTTACTGTTGTAGACAGACATGTTCTCGACGATTTCGCCGCCCAAAAGCGGGTCACTTTCCTTCTGGGCCATTTTCACTTGTCGTATATATTACAGGTATAAACTTGAGAAGATGGAAGTCCTGGGAAGCAGAGAATATCGTGTAAAACAGGAAATAAATATGGAAATATATAAATGGTTATGGAGAATATCAACCATCGGCACGCGTGCGTCAGTGGAGTCTGCGGCGTGGATGTATGATTAGCCAAATGCGAATGCAGAATCAGTCTaattttgttcaacaatagGCCTTGCTTTTGTTTGGTCTGCTACTACGACAACAGGGTAGAGTGTTTCTTTTGGGGGGAGTGGTGATAAGcgagaaaagaaatgaaatcacCAGTAAATCCGTAGATAACAAGATTAGTAGTAAGCTGAAGATATGTGAACGACTTCATGGCCCTTATATTTCATTCTTCAGAGTgctcatctcatctctgtaAGCAACTGTAAGCATGTATTCTATATTGTACTATTGGTACTGCTACTAAAGTGGTACTCAATACAGACTACTCACACAGTACGTATCATACACTCGTGTGCCTATAAATACATATGAAACTGGTGACTACAGCAATCCAGTTGTTGAGGAGTTGTAGTCACACGACCGTTCACGACTAATACCAAATATTATTGGCTTGTTACAGGAATTTGGAACACCTTCTGCATCTCTGTGCATTTCCCACCCCTCGTGGGGTGCAATTTTCTGTCCTAATTAATTAAtgcattttgcaattgaaaaatgttTAGAATTCAGCCACTTCCACACCTCCACTCCTTGTATCCTCAGCAATGCACTTTGCAATGGACAAATCCATGATGGACAACCCAACAATTTTCTGGACCACCACATTGTTCGCATGCAAAGTGAAGAGTTTGGGCGGCAAGTAATTGTCGGGGTCGTACAATTCTCCAATCTCGATGAGGTGATCTGCGTCAAAATCAGCTTGGATAAGTTCTCCTGCTTCATGGAGAGTATGCTCTTTGGAGTCAACTAGAATCGCGGTACCTGTACTTTTAAATTGCTCTATTACAGCCAAGTCGAGCTCGATCATGTGAGGTTTATATGAGCCGATCAACGAGATGAACTTGTGGTACTTTGGATCCTGGTTGATATAGTCGTTCAAGATCACAGGTGAAGTCGCAGGAGTACATCCGATTATGATAGAACTGTTTCGTATATGGCCAGTAAATTCGCTCTTATCCCCTTCGTACAGAAACTCGTTGAACACTACATCAGGATGTTCAACCCTAAATCTGTCACATAATTTTTCGGCATTGGCCAACGATCTGTTGAGAATATTTACTGTAGTaattttctctttgtagaacgtcaagatcaacttgacgTGCCAGTATGCCTGTGCACCTACACCGAATACAGtcaattctggaagaagctCTACCTCTTCCCAGTCGTAAGGAATCACCTTGGTGAGACCCGAAGTGCTGGCTAATGCTGTGCGGAAAGCTGTCAATGATTTTGCATTTACTAAAGCATTGAGCGAGCCAGTGATTTCGTCCAAGACAAGCACACATCCTTGAAAACCCAACCCTTTGGCATTATTCCCGGCTCCTCCACTTATGACCTTGATTCCGACTTCATTAGGAGAAATACAGGGCATGAACAAGTGGGTTGTATCTGAGTCTTCGTTGTTGCTCATTTGCGCAATTCGAGGTGGGACCACTTTGTCTGGATTCTGCTTGTAGGTCTTCAAGCCCTCAATCAAAACATTCTGAAATTTGGCAAGAGAGTTTTTGGTTAGATTGCTATTAAGATACGTGATGACGTCGGCATCTGTTAGCAACTTCATTGTTTGCTTTTGTAAATATGTAAATTTTATAGAAGAATgggttgaagaaaattttCGAATTGTGGGGCATGAGTCAAATCTAAataattcaatttttcgcTAATTATCTCGCTAAAGTTATCCTGAACCGGAATAACCTAAAATTAATTTTCATTACACTAAATTTTATTGATTATCAAATCATAAATCGTAAATTTCGCTACTATACCTACGAAAACCCTAACTATCCCTTTGTACTTTGTAAAACcatctgttcttcaaccCAtctcaattgttcaagCTCAGACCATTCGTTCTTGCGAAAGAGCTTCATAAGATACTGTTCGCGAAATTGCTTGATATCCTTgagattctgaagaagctCTACATTCTGCTCCTCTCCATCAATCAACTcattcaagatcaagttttCCATGCTATTTATCAAAGAATAATACAAGGAGCGAGAACTTTCGTTATTGGGGAACTCGCTCAAATTGTAAAGTTGGTACTTGATGGAAATCTTTTTTAAACTTGACAAGATCTTAGAACTCTTTCCTGCTAACAATTCATGTGAGATAGTTTGTTGAATCAAGTCGTTCGCACATATAGATAAGAAGATAGTTTGGATCTTGTTTAACTTGTGATTCTGTAAGATGTGTTTTGCTATATTGCAATTattctctgaagaagattcccagatcaagaaactggacttcaactggttcaactCTTTGATGTAATGAAGTTCGTTGAATTGCTTAACATAttcaaagttgaacttcCACACTATTCTCTCGTAGAAAGATGCAAGCTTATTCTGTTCTATCAAAGGCAAATACTGACTACTGAAGTTCTCTCTtaagttcttgataatgaGCAACGGTTTGCGTAAGTCATGATATTTCTTAAGTAAAATGATGTTGAACTGGGTGTAGTTGATATCTTCCCATCTGATATTGTTATTACTACGAAGGTTGAAGAGATTTACTGGAGATTTGTCCAAATGCACAACATTCTTGTTGAGGATCAAATCGGTCAAGATTCGCAAACTCAACTTATTCTGGGAGTAGAAAAGTTCCATCAACTCAAAGATACGTGTCTCTTCTTTGATAGTCTTTATATATGCAGATAAGTCTTTATTGTTCATTGAGTCCAAACTTGAGTAGTTGGAGGTCTTTTTGACGAGACTGGAAGACTGGATCCCGAGTAAAAGATTATTGACGTAGTTCTCTGTGATATGGTTGGTGGTTGTTTTTGCAGGAAGCTTGATGAGATCGTCTACATTGAATTGTTCGTTCGCTGAACCCTTCGTTAAGTTGCTGAATAAGGATGGCTTGAACGTTGTGGCGGTGGTTCTGGACTGTTCTGTGGTTACTGAAGGCGATAATAAATTCAAGGCATCTGCTAGAACGACATTTTCAGGATGCGTGTTTTTCGATTTGTTGGAGAGCAATCTGCTGATGGCTCTGACAGCCGACGTCGCCACTTGTGGCCGACTCGGTCTGGAATACATCGATGCGTGTGGATGCTCTGACGTAGATATGTTGATGTATGTCTTGTAGCAAATGGTTTGTTAGCCAGATGATATCGTATAGTTGTGACTGGATGGAAGGTGCACTGTGTACAGGAAATCATCACGTGAAaacatcaacttctgggATTAATGGGATTACCTTCGGAAAGACCATATTTGGTTGAAGTCTGCATCAGCTTCGGGTTGGCGTCGCGATGGCATGATCCGTCAGTTTAGAATAGTTGTGCAGAGATTAATTTCACCATCGTATTCAACTTTGAGGCGAAACTAGAAGGTGATGTGGCAGCTTAGAGTTTGCTAAAAGAACGAAATTAGTGAGTACAGAGAGGCAAATTCTAGCAGAATGCATACGATACAATGCGGAAGGCTACTTCGTTCTGAAGAGAGATCACCGACAATGTCAAAACAAGGAGGAGATGCTTCGGATTTATAGCTGAAAGCGGCATCAAGCCTGCAGAAAGAATCTAAGATATAGCCTGTTACAGGAGTTAGCACCATTGAGTGAATTGGTAAGATTACCAATCAGGATCCCAGCGATGAGGTATTCGTCGACTTGAAACAGGGTAGATAGTAACATGTAGATCGAgtagaattgttgaacaaactAGCCTGGTCACTGTGGTATGGTATGGCTCTTATGGCTCCAAAGGGTATGGCACAGTGATGGACTATGGCACGGACTGTATGCCATTCTGTCTAAACCAAGAATCAATATGTCTAACTGCTAAGGAGCAGAGCGAAGGAGGCTATAGCAGTTAATAAAAGACAAACAATTGCGGCTATAGAAGTTACAAATCAAGACATATGTTGACATAGCTTTTATCACCATCCTAGTCGACACCTACCAACCTCTTGTTAGGCTGATAGAGCCACCGTTTGCACTTGCTTATCTCTCCGCACCAGTGTTCTAGATTGTGGAGCCGTGCATACGAGCGAGTTCCGTTTGATAGAATATGTAAACAGTTTCCGTTTCTGATTCTGTCACATAATAGatctccagaagaagccTAATCCCATGGAGTTTATGTAAGGGTGAAACCACTTCcgatttttcaacttctaaATTTCAGTTAGCATTTATAGTGTTCTGCCCTGGGctctttttttctgttCAACATTCGATTCTACAGAGTTCGCTGAATTATTGCTGCTGTCTTTTTCACTGTCTACTGCCCGCAGCCTGGTCTGTTCCGTCTCTTGACTTCATCGATCTTCTGATCCGGTTATCTCGTCCATTGATCTGTTGATCTGTTGATCTGCTTTTTTCCATGACTTCCATGTCTTCCACCCCCTCGTCGGAGTTCGAAACGCTTTTACCGAAACCCATAAATAAAACTCCCATCAACCCgaacaacttgaccaacttggaagaagccGTCAACAATGCCTACGAAGCCATAGTagacgacgacgatgacTACGAGAACTCCACCAATGAGGATATAGTATGGCTCCGTGAACAAAGAACACACAACAAGACTCTTCACTGGTTTAAGCGTCCCAGTGTGATGATGATCTCCTTAATCCCGTTCATATTCGCCTTTGGTAATTCCTCTGCCGAGTCCACCAGACAAGTCATCACCCTAAAACTCTGTTGCAACTACTTGAGCAATGGTTCGGGCTCCTGCAATCCAGCGGAGGCTCAGATCTTGATGTCCAACTTGCAATTGGGGTACAGCATCTCATCAGGCATCATTAGTTTAATAGCCCTGGGCAAAATGGGTCCTTACTCAGATAGGTACGGTAGAAAGTTGTTCATCGTGCTaattctcttctgcttAGTCTTGGGAAGATCTTCTCGTTTCCTAATTATGTACAACTTCGACTCCTTGAAGTTCGCCCTAATGATCCTCACAGAAATCACAGCTAACATCTGTGGTGGTATCTTGACTTTGGTCACCCTAGCCAACTGCTATATCTCCGATGTCGTAGAGCCTCACCAGAGAATCTATTCACTCGGCATTAGTGTAGCCAGTATGATGGTCGGCTTGAGCGTGGGCCCTATTGTAGGAAACTTCATCTTGTCGTTTACAACTAATGTGTCTCAGAATATCATCGATATCAATACCTCTATCTCTCGCGAAGAATTCAACCCTTTGAAATTCGAGTTGGTTATATTCATTTCAGGGTTGTTGTTTGCTGTTTTTGTCTTACCTGAGTCCAGATCTGAACGTGCTAGAAGAAAATCTCGCTCCATGTCTCAGTCTCTGTTGGTTTTGCTCGAAACTGAACAGCCACAATCAAAATGGTCCTCTTTTGCAAGTGGTGCCAATTTCATGAAACCTCTTCgccttttccttttgcCCAGTGATGTAGTCAACAGAGGAAATCCCCAGAGACAAAAGAGGGATCGTTTTGCCGTCTTGGTTATGGTCATTGTCGATTGTATCATGTCATCGCTTGCTATTTCCTTGGGAGAATTGTATATTTTATATGGAATCTACTCCTTTGGTTGGAATCAAAGGGACATCGGCCATTTGTTGGCTATCACTTGCTCATCGAGAGCATTTGTTCTTCTCATATTGTCTCCTATTATTAATCATCGTATCCTTCAGAAATTCTTCGGTTTTAgggtgttgaagaaacaattgGATATGATCGACTACTCCATGGCCCTGTTGGGATTGTTTGTTGATGCCATTTTGTTGATGCTGCTTCATCTCATGAGAACCACCCCGACCTTCTTCCTCATCATGGCATGCAACAGTCTTGGTTCTCTTATTAGTCCGACATTGAATTCAGCAATTGTTAAGTTCTATCCAGAGTCCAAGATTGG
This Scheffersomyces stipitis CBS 6054 chromosome 3, complete sequence DNA region includes the following protein-coding sequences:
- the PHO8 gene encoding vacuolar alkaline phosphatase (go_process metabolism) — its product is MAQKESDPLLGGEIVENMSVYNSKNVKGSDKNKKRLSLLIHFVTISLLGYLFFFGSSRSSETAKVDPFKKKNVIFMVTDGMGPASLSLARSFRQHRDQLSINDILTIDKYLIGSSRTRSSNSLVTDSAAGATAFSCALKSYNGAIGVTPNKQPCGTILEALKLQGYMTGLVVTTRITDATPAAFSAHADYRFQEDLIAQHQIGEYPLGRSVDLILGGGRCHFYPSSVPGGCRSDARNLIEEVQDAATWNYVGNRQEFDLLQQGHNVSLPLLGLLADTDIPYDIDRDSKVYPSLAEQVQVALTALTKATENSDKGFFLLIEGSRIDHAGHHNDPAAQVREVLAYDAAFQEVIRYIDESETETVVISTSDHETGGLVTARQVTENYPDYLWYPEVLLKSSHSGDFLAHKIVSFKDKNDLKALEKFVTKEVLEKDMGITSYTKEEVKQIIDKRNDQGRLLYVLNNILSLRSQTGWTTHGHSAVDVNIYAYTNSPAIKKKLYSHREYEGLLGNHENIEIGAFLEAITGVDLQKVTKLVQNTEHSPKKAGADQYSADEFHHNLYQ
- a CDS encoding predicted protein; this translates as MKLLTDADVITYLNSNLTKNSLAKFQNVLIEGLKTYKQNPDKVVPPRIAQMSNNEDSDTTHLFMPCISPNEVGIKVISGGAGNNAKGLGFQGCVLVLDEITGSLNALVNAKSLTAFRTALASTSGLTKVIPYDWEEVELLPELTVFGVGAQAYWHVKLILTFYKEKITTVNILNRSLANAEKLCDRFRVEHPDVVFNEFSYEGDKSEFTGHIRNSSIIIGCTPATSPVILNDYINQDPKYHKFISLIGSYKPHMIELDLAVIEQFKSTGTAILVDSKEHTLHEAGELIQADFDADHLIEIGELYDPDNYLPPKLFTLHANNVVVQKIVGLSIMDLSIAKCIAEDTRSGGVEVAEF
- a CDS encoding predicted protein gives rise to the protein MYSRPSRPQVATSAVRAISRLLSNKSKNTHPENVVLADALNLLSPSVTTEQSRTTATTFKPSLFSNLTKGSANEQFNVDDLIKLPAKTTTNHITENYVNNLLLGIQSSSLVKKTSNYSSLDSMNNKDLSAYIKTIKEETRIFELMELFYSQNKLSLRILTDLILNKNVVHLDKSPVNLFNLRSNNNIRWEDINYTQFNIILLKKYHDLRKPLLIIKNLRENFSSQYLPLIEQNKLASFYERIVWKFNFEYVKQFNELHYIKELNQLKSSFLIWESSSENNCNIAKHILQNHKLNKIQTIFLSICANDLIQQTISHELLAGKSSKILSSLKKISIKYQLYNLSEFPNNESSRSLYYSLINSMENLILNELIDGEEQNVELLQNLKDIKQFREQYLMKLFRKNEWSELEQLRWVEEQMVLQSTKG
- the YJQ3 gene encoding Predicted transporter ADD1 (major facilitator superfamily) produces the protein MTSMSSTPSSEFETLLPKPINKTPINPNNLTNLEEAVNNAYEAIVDDDDDYENSTNEDIVWLREQRTHNKTLHWFKRPSVMMISLIPFIFAFGNSSAESTRQVITLKLCCNYLSNGSGSCNPAEAQILMSNLQLGYSISSGIISLIASGKMGPYSDRYGRKLFIVLILFCLVLGRSSRFLIMYNFDSLKFALMILTEITANICGGILTLVTLANCYISDVVEPHQRIYSLGISVASMMVGLSVGPIVGNFILSFTTNVSQNIIDINTSISREEFNPLKFELVIFISGLLFAVFVLPESRSERARRKSRSMSQSSLVLLETEQPQSKWSSFASGANFMKPLRLFLLPSDVVNRGNPQRQKRDRFAVLVMVIVDCIMSSLAISLGELYILYGIYSFGWNQRDIGHLLAITCSSRAFVLLILSPIINHRILQKFFGFRVLKKQLDMIDYSMASLGLFVDAILLMSLHLMRTTPTFFLIMACNSLGSLISPTLNSAIVKFYPESKIGELFGAIALLKNIFTLLGPVLFISIYKYTLSTWNRPDVVFTLAGAILAVCFISFYIVKRVINLDADSESDFLSRSNSVVSFSDQLRRSSSKSAAPKTTLPPKPYTELHRKSSFVHKERNLIS